The Corynebacterium sp. SCR221107 genome includes the window TGACCTCCGGCCACCGCGATTGGGAAACTGATAGCACATCGCGTTCGGCGGCGGAACCGCGTCCCGTGATCAATCCAATGCGATTTGGTAGGAACGGGATCGGCTTCTTGCGCTCTGGGGCGAATAAGCCCTCGGCGGCCAGCTGGTGGCGCAGTTTTTCGATCCTTGCCAGCAACTCGCCCACGCCCACCGGGCGAATTTCATGAACCGCAAGCGAAAAGGAGCCACGGTTGGTGTAGAAGTCCGGCTTAGCAAAAACGACGATGCGGTCGCCATCACCTAAGGGAAAGTCAAGCCCTCGGATGAGGTTTGTCGGGCAGGTCAGTTGTACGGAGGCTTCGACCTCCGGATCGCGCAGGGTGATATAGCTGTTCTTCCAGCTCGGTTTGACGTTGAGCTGGGTAATCTGGCCCTCAACCCAAATAAACCCGAGGCGGTCGATCCAGCTTTTGACCTTGGAATTGACCTCCCGTACCGGCCAGGGTTGTTCCGCGGAATTAACCAAAGAAACTCTCACCCCTTAACTCGTCAACTATCAACTCAGTACCTCTCAAATCAGCGTGAACGACCTAGTCGTTCACGCAGCTACAGCCATGAAAAATAGCACGGCCACAGCGTCAAACACGTCCTCGGGAACATGGTGGTAAACGCGTCCCCGAACACGGCCATCAGCACCGCCACAATGGTCACCCCACAACGATCACAGCCACCTCGTCTGGCGCTTTGCGAGCACAGCGAAAAGCTGCCGCCATAGACGGCGACGAGACCATGTGGACAACGTACTCATACGAGCTTATCTGGCTTGCTCACATCCAGTCGCCAACCGGATATGCTTTGCCTCGTTGTGCTTCAAAGCGCCGCAGGATCGACCATGGCTTGTAGCCGCAATGGTTTAGTACAAACGTCTCCGGGTTTAGCTCGTGGGTAGCAATCGACCCCTCGCTAAGAAGGCGGGCGATAAACGTGCGTAGCTGTTGACGTCGTAAAGCAACCAGACACACGCGAATCACATGGATGTACAAACGGCGCACCCGCGAAGCGAACGAGAACGCGCGACACGATCCGCACGCGAGGAGAAACGGGTAGCGATGCACATGGACACTCAGGATGCGCGGAATTCGAGCAGCAAACAAAGGAAGACAGGAATTCTGAAAACAGGAGGACTAATGAAGTCTAAGGAGAAGAAACTTACGGCGCAAAAGGAAAAACGCAAAAAGGAATAGGGACGCCAAGAACACTAGGAAGATAGGAGCGAGAGGAAGAAACCCGGCGCAGATCCGCCTAGCCTTCGCTTCGCCATCAGGGGCCAGTAATTGGAAAGGGTTTCGGGTTTACGCAGCATTTTGGCAAGTAGTTTAAGCTGGTGTGCATGAGCGCTGACGTTGAGACAGTTGAAAAAACCAAGAAAGTTCTGCTTGCGGCCCCACGCGGCTACTGCGCCGGCGTCGATCGCGCCGTGGAGACCGTCGAGAAGGCACTAGAAAAGCACGGCACCCCGGTGTACGTACGCAAAGAGATCGTCCACAACCGCTACGTGGTCGACACCCTGGCCAAGCGTGGCGCCATCTTCGTTAACGAAACCGACGAGGTGCCGGCGGGCTCCCACCTGGTGTTTTCCGCACACGGCGTAAGCCCGGCGGTTCATGAGGAGGCACGCAGCCTCGAGCTGAAGACCCTCGATGCCACCTGCCCGCTGGTGACCAAGGTGCACAATGAGGTCAAGCGTTTTGCCCGCGATGGCTACCACATTCTGCTCGTTGGCCACGAAGGCCACGAGGAGGTGGAGGGTACCGCCGGCGAGGCCCCTGAGGTCACCCATCTCGTTGATGGCGTAGAGTCCGTGGCCACGCTTCCGGAGTGGCTGCACAACGAGAAGCTCGTCTGGCTGTCCCAGACCACGTTGTCGGTGGACGAGACCATGGTTATCGTCAAGGAGCTGCATGCCCGATTCGATAACCTTCAAGACCCTCCAAGCGATGACATCTGCTATGCGACGCAGAACCGCCAGGTTGCGGTCAAGGCTATCGCCGAAAAGTCCCAGCTTGTTATCGTTGTCGGCTCGCAAAACTCCTCAAACTCCAAGCGGCTGGTCGAGGTTGCCCTCCAGGCGGGTGCGAATGCCTCCTACCTGGTCGATTATGCCCACCAAATCGACCCCGCATGGTTAGAAGGTGTGACGACAGTCGGCGTGACCTCCGGCGCATCCGTACCGGAAATCCTCGTCCGCGAGGTCATCGAGTTCCTCAACGATCATGGCTTTGGTGAGGTAGAAGAAGTCCTCACCGCCGCGGAGAAGATCACCTTCTCCCTGCCGCGCGATCTGCGCCCATCGAGGACCTAGAACCAGCAGAACGTGTATAGGGACTCTATGCCCACGCATACTTAACGGTGCATGCCGGTAAGAGGTTTTCCTAAAAGCAACATTGCTACGCACCTGAGGTGTTTTAGCTGCAGTGCCGATTTAGCGAGCAATAAACGCCCGGTGGCCCTCACACGAACGAAGGCCGCCGGGTATATTCTTTGCCTACCTCGGCCGGTGCTGAACGAGCTTGGGCAAAAATTTGTGGCATGCGTGTCTGCGATATGCCGCGCAGCCACGTAGCGAGCTATTTCATCCCAGAGAAACAAGGCACGTCGGGGGATTGATAACAAAAGACCCGCAGGATGCGGGTCAAGAATAAGGCGTTGCCTTATTTGTAGAGATCGTCGTTGAAAGACTTCCGCGGCCGCGCCGGCTGCTCAGGGCGGGCTTGTTGTGCCGGTCGGGCCGGTTGCGCAGCCTGAGTTGCGCCACGGCGCCCCGATTCAGTGGCGGACCTGACTGCCGAATCTGCCCCGGGAAGTCTTTGCTCGCCCGCACTGCGGCTGGGCCGCTGTGCCTTGGCCGCGGCGCGTTCCTGCCGGCGACGCATGAGCTCCTCGACGGTGACCTGCGTGCCAGGTTGCGACGAGGAGTGCGACCTGCGCGCCCGCTGTGACTGACTGCGGGCCTTGCGGGCGGCGGTGGTGTTACGCAGCTG containing:
- a CDS encoding 4-hydroxy-3-methylbut-2-enyl diphosphate reductase, whose translation is MSADVETVEKTKKVLLAAPRGYCAGVDRAVETVEKALEKHGTPVYVRKEIVHNRYVVDTLAKRGAIFVNETDEVPAGSHLVFSAHGVSPAVHEEARSLELKTLDATCPLVTKVHNEVKRFARDGYHILLVGHEGHEEVEGTAGEAPEVTHLVDGVESVATLPEWLHNEKLVWLSQTTLSVDETMVIVKELHARFDNLQDPPSDDICYATQNRQVAVKAIAEKSQLVIVVGSQNSSNSKRLVEVALQAGANASYLVDYAHQIDPAWLEGVTTVGVTSGASVPEILVREVIEFLNDHGFGEVEEVLTAAEKITFSLPRDLRPSRT